The window TCCGGCATTCCTGTCCGTATTAGCCATTCGCGCCGCTCCTTGGCTAGGTTGACCATCAGCTTCAGGTAATTCTTGCTGGTCATGAGCATAGCCCACCATCACCTCGGGAACCAACGCAGCGGCCGAGCCCCTCATGCGCTGGCCGCCGCGAAAAGGGGAGGCCCAGCAAAGAGACCTCCCCGGCGCATGACCGGCCTAGGCCGGCACCTGATCCTTCTCCTCCCTGTCCCAATGGCGATGCTGGGCGATGGCCTCTTCGAAGGCCTTGAGGAAAGCGTCCATGTCCACCGGGCCGCAGGCGCTGACCACGCCCTTGTCCGCGGCGATCTGCCCGCACTTGCCCAGCTCGGCGAAGGTGATCCCCTTGATATCGGAGGCCTGGAGCAGCTCGATGCCTTCGGTCAAGGCCGCGATGGGCTTGCAGTGTTTGAAGGCCTCGTTGATGAAGTGGATGGCTTCGCCATGCCCCTTCATGGCCTCCACGCTGTCCTTGCCGCCGGGAACGTAGAGCGCGTCGAAGAGCACCGAGGCCGTGGACACGTAGTGCTTGTCCACCTCAACCTCCTGGCCGTCCAGGCTCTTCAGCTTGCCAAGGAACATGGACACGACCTTGACGTGCACCCCGGCCTTTTTGAGGCCGTCCTTGACCAGGGACAGCTCGTCGTGGTTGTAGCCTTCAGCTATCAGGATGGCCACGCGCCGGCTTTGGGCCGTTTTGACCGTGCCGGCCATGCTCACGGCCGGCGAGGATCTGGTCAGCTTAGCTCCATTGGACCCGGACGGGGGCTGCACGCCGATGCCCATGGCCACCTGCCTGGCCAGGTCGTCGTCGACCTGGCTGAATAGCCCGACCATGCGCTCGCGCACGGCCATGGTCTCGACCTTGCCCAGCTCGAAGTGGGCCGCGTTCACCAGGTGCTTCTTCTCGGGCATGGACAGGCTGTTCCAGAACAGCTTGGCCTGACTGAAGTAGTCCCGGAAGCTCTCGCTACGGTTGCGGATCTTCCTGCCCTCGACCTTTTCCGTGTAGTGCACGTAGCCGCCCTCCTCGGCTGGGGCCGGCTTGGGGTGGCCGCCGCCCAGCGAGTTGGGGAAGTAGTTGACGCGGCCCATGTTGATGGCCTGCCGGTGGTAGGCCCTGCGTTGGTTGTTGCGCACCGGGGCCAGCGGACGGTTGATGGGTATCTCGTGGAAGTTCGGGCCGCCCAGGCGGATAAGCTGCGTGTCGTGGTAGGAGAAGAGCCGGCCCTGCAGGAGCGGATCGTTTGTCACGTCGATACCGCGCACGAGGTTGCCGGGGTGGAAGGCCACCTGCTCGGTCTCGGCGAAGAAGTTGTCCGGGTTGCGGTTCAGGATCATCTTGCCGATGATCTTCACCGGCACGTCCTCCTCGGGCCAGATCTTGGTCGGGTCGAGCACGTCGAAATCGAACTTGAACTCGTCGTTCTCGTCGATCATCTGCACCCCGAACTCGTACTCGGGGTAGTCGCCCATCTCGATGGACTCCCACAGGTCGCGGCGCAGGAAATCCGGGTCCTTGCCGGCGATCTTCTGGGCCTCGTCCCAGACCAGCGAGTGCATGCCGTACTTGGGCTTCCAGTGGAACTTGACGAAGCGGGCCTTGCCCTGCGCATTGACGAAGCGGAAGGTGTTGACCCCGAAGCCTTCCATCATGCGGTAGCTCCTGTGGATGCCCCGGTCGGACAAAAGCCACATGATCATGTGCGTGGACTCGGGCATGAGCGAGATGAAGTCCCAAAAGTTGTCGTGGGCCGCCGAGGCCTGCGGCATGTGGTTGTGCGGCTCGGGCTGGATGGAGTGCACGAGGTCCGGGAACTTGATGGCGTCGTGGATGAAGAAGATCGGGATGTCGTTGCCCACAAGGTCGTAGTTGCCCTCGTCGGTGTAGAACTTGGTGGCGAAGCCGCGCACGTCGCGCACCGTGTCGGCCGAGCCCTTGTTGCCCACGACCTGCGAGAAGCGCACGAAGACCGGCGTCTTCTTGCCCGCCTCGGACAGGAAGCCGGCCATGGTGTACTCGCCCATGGGCTCGTAGCACTCGAAGAAGCCGTGGGCGGCCGAGCCGCGCGCGTGTACGACCCGCTCCGGGATGGGCTCGTGGTCGAAGTGGGTCAGCTTCTCGCGGAAATGAAAGTCCTCCATGAGCGTCGGACCGCGCTCCCCGACTTTCAGGGAGTCGTCGGTGTGGCTCAGCCGCACGCCCTGGTTGGTGGTCAGGTACTGGCCCGAGGAATCCTCCCTATGCTGCTCAAGGTCCTTGTCCTTGCTGCGCTCATCCAGAATGACCTTTTCCTTGCGCTGCTCGCTCATGCTGCCTCCTTGCTTATATCGTCGCGCAGGTTATGCCGGGAGCCTCCAATTGCTTGGCGAATGCGCTCCCCTGCTGAAATTTCCTGACAACCCTGGAAAGGGCCGGGAGCATCCCATGATAAGCAAGCTGCAAAAGCGCAGACAAGGATTATCGGTCTCATTGCTACCGACTTGTTCGAGGCTGAGCGGCAGATCTGCTCCTGCAAGCGCAGCCGCAAGCAATACTCCAGGTGTAATGGTATATCCCCCTTCACCAAAGAAGCAGCGAAGCTAAAGGCGGAATTGGCTTCAATACAGCCTGCGGAATGGGTATAATGAGTGGCTCCCCCTGGGAGCAGCCGGCAAGACATTCTCCAGAGGTAAGCGCGCGGGGGAACTGATGGCAGGAGCGTCAGAGAGCTGTTCCGAGTGGAGAGGGCAATCGCCGGCCCGGAGATCGCCTCTGGTTGGTCCAAACAATACAGGGAGAGCCATGCGCAGCCGGACAATCCACCTTATCAATCCGCGGACGAACTCGCTGACCACGCGACCCATGTATTTAACCGAGCCCTCTACTCGCCGCTGGCCGGGCTCCTGGCCGTGGCAGCGCTCATCCCGCGCGAGCGCTACGAGGTTGTCCTCACGGACGAGAACATCGAAGGTATCGATTTCGACATGAAGGTGGACCTCGTGGGCATTTCGGCCATGACCGCCTACGCCTTGCGCGGCTACGAGATCGCCGACGAATTCCGCCGACGCGGCGTGCCCGTGGTCATGGGCGGCGTACACCCGAGCCTCATGGCCAGGAAGGCCCTGGAGCACGCCGACGCGGTGGTCATGGGTGAGGCCGAACTGGTCATGGACAGGCTGCTCGACGACCTGGATGCCGGAAGCATGCGCGGCATCTACAAGGCGGACAGGCTCTGCACCATGGGCGACATGCCCATGCTCCGCTACGACTTGGTGAAGTCGAACCGCTACGTGAACCACGCCTTCATCCAGACCGCGCGCGGCTGCAAGCAGGGCTGCACCTTCTGCGCGGAATCGCTCATGAACGGCCAGCGAGTCCGCCCTCGGCCCATCGATGACGTCCTGCGCGAAATCGATGCCTGCGGCCAGCGCCGCATCGCCCTGAACGACGCGGACTTCTTCGGCTCCAGGGAGCATCCCAAGAAGCTCATGAATGCCCTGCGCGGCCGGGGAGTACGTTGGCAGGCCGGGGTTACCAGCAGGCGGGCCGGAGACGACGAGATGCTCGCGCTGGCCGCCGAGAGCGGCTGCTACATGATGAGAATCGGCTTCGAGTCCATATCGCCGCGAACGCTCAAAAGCGTGAACAAGGGCATCAACCAGCCGGAAAGTTACGCCCGGCTCGTGGAGAAGATTCATTCCCACGGCATCATGGTCTTCGGCCTGTCCATGTTCGGCTTCGACACCGATGACGAGAGCGTCTTCGAGGCCACGGTGCGCTTCAACATCGAAGCAGACTTCGACATGTGCGCATTCTCGGTGCTCACACCCTATCCGGGCACGCTGCCATGGTATGAACTAAAGCGGACCGGGCGCATCGTCTCGTACGACTGGAGCAAGTACGACCAGGCCCATGTCGTCTACAAGCCCGCGGGCATGATGGCCGAAACGCTGCGCGACGAACACAGGTCGTCCTTCAGACGGTTCTACTCATGGCCAAGCCTTGCGAGCCGCTTTCCGCTGCGGGACGGCCGCAGCCGTTCGCAGTGGGCCATCTACAACATGTTCATGAAGAAGGCCTCATCCAATGACCGCAAGAGGCATGTGGCCGTGCCCACCACCCCGACCCAGCACGCGCCCATGCCCCCGCTCATGCCGCTCAGGCGCGAATGGCGCGAGGCAATCCTGGACGAGGCCAGTGACGAGGCGAACTAACCAGTGATCTTCCTCGGATTCCTGGCTGGTCCGCGGTCTTCCTGCCGCTGAAGTGGAAAGGCAAGGCCTCGCGGAAGCCTATTGCCATCCCAAATATAGCCGCACAGGGTTCTCATGAGCCCGCCGATGGCCTATCCTCGCCGGATGTCCCTCCGCGAACGCGGAAAAAACAAGGCGAGGAGGCAAGCCATGCCCCAGGAATGGACCAACTGGTCGGGGAGCCTCAGGTTCACACCGGGCAGCGTGGAGACCCCGGCCAATGAGGAAGAGCTGCGCGAGATCGTGCTTCGGGCGGCCGACCAGGGCCGCACGGTGCGCGTGGCCGGCGCGGGCCATTCCTCCACCCCGCTCGTGGAGACGGAACACGCGCTCGTGTCCATGGAGCGCTTCAAGGGCTTGGCCTCCCACGATCCGGAACGGAACGAGGCCACGGTCCGCTCGGGCCTGATGCTCAAGGAGGCCGGCGCGATATTTCGTGAGCTGAACCTGTCCATGGCCAACCTAGGCGATGTGGACCTGCAATCCCTGGTGGGGGCTATCGGCACGGGCACGCACGGCACGGGCAAGGACCTGAACATCCTCTCCTCGCACCTCATCGGCGGCCGCATGGTCACGGGCGCGGGCGAGATCGTGCCCTTCGACATCGAGGATGACCCGGAACTGGTCAAGGCGCTGCGCGTGTCCCTGGGCTCGCTGGGCATCTTCACCGAGTTGCGCCTGCGGCTGCTACCGGCCTTCAAGCTGGAGCGCAAGGAGTGGTGCACGCACATCGAGGGCTGCCTGGCCCACCTGGACGAACTCATCGAGGGCAACCGCAACTTCGACTTCTACTGGTACCCACGCAGCGACGAGGCCAAGCTGCGGACCCTCAACCCGCCGAGCGAGGGCATGCGGGACATTCCGTATGCGACCTTGCAGAAGGAGATGCGAGGCTTCAGCCACGAAGTCATTCCCAGGCACCGCGACCTCAAGTTTGACGAGATGGAGTACTTCCTGCCGCGCGAGGCCGCGCCCGAGTGCTTCCTCAAGGTGCGCCGCCGAGTCAGGGAGCGCTGGCGCAAGAAGGTGGCCTGGCGCGTGCTCTACCGAACCGTGGCCGCCGACGACTACTACCTGAGCGCGGCCACGGGCCGCGAGAGCGCGACCATTTCCCTGCACCACAACGCGGGCCTGCCGTTCTGGGACTATTTCAAGGACATCGAGCCCATACTCCTCGACTACGGCGGCCGGCCCCACTGGGCCAAGAAGCACACGCGGCGAGCCGGGGAACTGCGATCCATGTACCCCAGATGGGACGAATTCATGGCCCTGCGCAGGCGCATGGACCCGGACGGCGTGCTCCTCAACCCCTACTTGCGGGAGCTGTTCGGCGAATGAACCTGCGAAAAAACGCACGGGACACGGAGGCCACATGACTCACATCGGCAGAAAGGCCTGGGCCATGACCGGTGGGCGCATCCCTCTGCGCGGCAACGGCCCGGAGCCGGATTACTCCAGCCAGGACCAAATTTGCCTGCTCAACGCCGGTCCCCTCGACGCCAAGGTCGAGATGACCGTCTTCTACGCCGATCGCGACCCCGTGGGGCCGTACAGAATGAGCGTGCCTGCCAGGCGTACGCGGTGCGTGCGGATCAACGACCTCATCGACCCTTTCCCCGTGCCGCTGGACACGGACTACGCCTGCCTGCTCCACTCGGACGAGCCGGTCGTGGTCCAGTTCCTGCGCCGGGATACAAGTCAGGCCGAAAACGCCTGGCTCAACCTGTCGGCCATGCCAGTGGACGGATGAGGTCATGAGCAGGCAGGCAGGAAACAGGGCCGCCCAGGCCAAGGCCAAGGCTGCCGAGTCGGGCGAGAGCATGGCCCCGGCGCGCGCACGGCCCTCTGGTCAGGCCCACGATCCGTCCCCGGGCCAAGCCAGGGAGCAACTGCGACCAGAGGTCGCGCCCGCGCCGCGCGGCAGGGACAGGTGGTCCTGGTACGGGCCGGGGCTCATGTGGATGGTCTCCTCCGTGGGCTCGGGCTCCATCCTGTTCACCCCGCGCGTGGGCTCGCGCTACGGCTTCGCCATGCTCTGGATGGCCGTGCTCGTGGCCTTTCTGACCTGGGTCATGATCCGCGAGATGGGCCGCTACTCCGTGGTCACTGGCCGGACCATCCTCGTCGGCTACGACTCCGTGCCGGGCCCGCGCGGCTGGGCCGTGTGGCTCATCTTCCTGCCTGGCCTGATCAGCGGCGTGGCCGTGGTGGCCGGAATCGCCGGGCTGGCGGGCAGCGCGCTCATGCTGGCCCTGCCGGGCAGCCAGGCCTTCTACGCCGTGGGCATCATCCTCCTCTCGGCGGTCCTGGTGGTCAGCGGCCGCTACAAGAAACTGGAGAAGCTCACCACCATCATGGCCGCGGTGCTCATCCTGTCAGCCTTCGTCACGGCGCTCATGGTCTTTCCGGGCTGGGGAGCGCTGGCCTCGGGCATGGTTCCCACGCTCCCGGCCGATTTCGACGCATTCTTCGTCCTGCCCTGGGTGGGCTTTCTCCTGGCCGGGGCTGCGGGCGTCATGTGGTTCTCCTACTGGGTGGCCGCGCGCGGGTACGGCGGTGAACTGCTCGACCCGGGCGAGGCGAAGCGTGGGCGGCGGCCAGGGGCCGAGGAGCGCGGCTGGCTTCGCTCCTGGCTCGTGACCATGGGCATTACGGCAGCCATCGGCGTGGTCGGGGCTTCGCTGGTCAACGTGTCCTTCCTGACACTGGGCGCGGAGTTGCTTCGGCCGCTTGGCATCATCCCCGAGGGCGTGCGCGTGGCCGAGGACCTGGCCAACCTGCTCACGCAGGTCTGGGGGCCGGCCGGGCTGTGGGTGCTCGTACTCGGCATGTTCGTTGCCTTGTGGGGCTCCATCCTAGCCAACCAGGACGGCTGGAGCCGCATGTACGCGGACGCCACGCTCATGACTCTGCGCCGGGGCAGGCGCGACGAGGATCTGCCCGGCTGGCTGCGTCGCATGACAGCCAGCAGACTGCGCCTGCGCAACGCCTACGTGCTCGTCGTGCTCACAGCCGCGCCCATAGTGGCCTTCTTCTTGGTGCGCGATCCCGTGTCCATTCTGTCCGTGGGCGGCATCGTCTCGGCCGCGCACATGCCCGTGGTCGTGGGCCTGACCCTGTGGCTCAACCAGCGGCGATTGCCCCCCGAGTTCCGGCCGGGGCCAGTCTGGTTCACGGCCACGCTCGGCGTCGTGCTCTTCTACGGCTTCTTCTCGGCCATCTACTTCATCGGTCTACTACGCTGAGCCCAAAGGGAGGTTGACCCATGCGAATCGGCTATCACGCATCCCACGAGCAGTTCCCGCCGAGCCAGCTTCTCAAACTGGCGCGCCAAGCCGAGGAGGCGGGCTTTCAGGCCGTGCTCAGCTCGGACCATTTCCACCCCTGGGGCGAGGCGCAAGGCAACAGCGGGCTGGCCTGGGCCTGGCTCGGAGCGGCGCTGCAGGCCACGAGCCTGCCCATGGGCGTGGTAAACGCGCCCGGCCAGCGCTACCACCCGGCCATCGTGGCCCAGGGCGCGGCGACCCTGGCCGAGATGTTCCCGGAGCGCTTCTGGATCGCCGTGGGCAGCGGACAGCTGCTCAACGAGGGCATCACGGGAGACAAATGGCCGGCCAAGCAGGCGCGCAACGAGCGTCTCCTGGAATCGGTCGAGATCATCCGCACGCTCCTGGCCGGCGAGACCGTCACCCGCCACGGCCATGTCCAGGTCGAGGAGGCCAGGCTCTACAGCCGTCCGGCCAAGCCCCCGGCCATCATCGGCGCGGCCATCACCTCGGAGACCGCCGAGTGGGTCGGCTCCTGGGCCGACGGGCTTATCACCATTTCTCAGCCCGCCGACAAGCTGAAAGAGGTGGTCGAAGCCTTTCGCCGGGGCGGGGGTAATGGCAAGCCCATGCGCCTCAAGGTGCAGCTATCCTATGCCCGCGACGAGAAGGAGGCCTTGGAACAGGGGCTTGCGCAGTGGCGCAACAACATCTTCCCTAGCAAGGTCCTCTCGGACCTGCGCTTGCCTGGTCAATTCGACGCAGTGGGAAGCATGATCTCCGGGGACGACCTGCGCGCGATGGTCCGTGTCTCGGCCGATCTGGATCGGCACGCCGAGTGGATCGCCGAAGACCTGGAGATGGGCTTCGAGGAGGTCTTCCTGCACAACGTGAACCGGGGCCAAGAACAGTTCATCCGCGACTTCGGCAAACGGGTGCTCCCGTCCCTGTCGCGCCTGGCGGCCTGAGGAGGCATATGGCGCACCGCGAACCCTCCCCCGGCTACTCCGGCAGCTACAAGCCCATCTCCGACTACGCGCTCATCGGCAACCTGCGTACGGTCGCGCTCGTGGCCCTCGACGGCTCCATCGACTGGTGCTGTCTGCCGCACCTCGACCGGCCGAGCGTCTTCGCGGCACTGCTCGACTCGCGGCGCGGGGGCCGCTTCCA is drawn from Desulfocurvibacter africanus subsp. africanus DSM 2603 and contains these coding sequences:
- a CDS encoding catalase, producing MSEQRKEKVILDERSKDKDLEQHREDSSGQYLTTNQGVRLSHTDDSLKVGERGPTLMEDFHFREKLTHFDHEPIPERVVHARGSAAHGFFECYEPMGEYTMAGFLSEAGKKTPVFVRFSQVVGNKGSADTVRDVRGFATKFYTDEGNYDLVGNDIPIFFIHDAIKFPDLVHSIQPEPHNHMPQASAAHDNFWDFISLMPESTHMIMWLLSDRGIHRSYRMMEGFGVNTFRFVNAQGKARFVKFHWKPKYGMHSLVWDEAQKIAGKDPDFLRRDLWESIEMGDYPEYEFGVQMIDENDEFKFDFDVLDPTKIWPEEDVPVKIIGKMILNRNPDNFFAETEQVAFHPGNLVRGIDVTNDPLLQGRLFSYHDTQLIRLGGPNFHEIPINRPLAPVRNNQRRAYHRQAINMGRVNYFPNSLGGGHPKPAPAEEGGYVHYTEKVEGRKIRNRSESFRDYFSQAKLFWNSLSMPEKKHLVNAAHFELGKVETMAVRERMVGLFSQVDDDLARQVAMGIGVQPPSGSNGAKLTRSSPAVSMAGTVKTAQSRRVAILIAEGYNHDELSLVKDGLKKAGVHVKVVSMFLGKLKSLDGQEVEVDKHYVSTASVLFDALYVPGGKDSVEAMKGHGEAIHFINEAFKHCKPIAALTEGIELLQASDIKGITFAELGKCGQIAADKGVVSACGPVDMDAFLKAFEEAIAQHRHWDREEKDQVPA
- a CDS encoding B12-binding domain-containing radical SAM protein, giving the protein MERAIAGPEIASGWSKQYRESHAQPDNPPYQSADELADHATHVFNRALYSPLAGLLAVAALIPRERYEVVLTDENIEGIDFDMKVDLVGISAMTAYALRGYEIADEFRRRGVPVVMGGVHPSLMARKALEHADAVVMGEAELVMDRLLDDLDAGSMRGIYKADRLCTMGDMPMLRYDLVKSNRYVNHAFIQTARGCKQGCTFCAESLMNGQRVRPRPIDDVLREIDACGQRRIALNDADFFGSREHPKKLMNALRGRGVRWQAGVTSRRAGDDEMLALAAESGCYMMRIGFESISPRTLKSVNKGINQPESYARLVEKIHSHGIMVFGLSMFGFDTDDESVFEATVRFNIEADFDMCAFSVLTPYPGTLPWYELKRTGRIVSYDWSKYDQAHVVYKPAGMMAETLRDEHRSSFRRFYSWPSLASRFPLRDGRSRSQWAIYNMFMKKASSNDRKRHVAVPTTPTQHAPMPPLMPLRREWREAILDEASDEAN
- a CDS encoding D-arabinono-1,4-lactone oxidase — protein: MPQEWTNWSGSLRFTPGSVETPANEEELREIVLRAADQGRTVRVAGAGHSSTPLVETEHALVSMERFKGLASHDPERNEATVRSGLMLKEAGAIFRELNLSMANLGDVDLQSLVGAIGTGTHGTGKDLNILSSHLIGGRMVTGAGEIVPFDIEDDPELVKALRVSLGSLGIFTELRLRLLPAFKLERKEWCTHIEGCLAHLDELIEGNRNFDFYWYPRSDEAKLRTLNPPSEGMRDIPYATLQKEMRGFSHEVIPRHRDLKFDEMEYFLPREAAPECFLKVRRRVRERWRKKVAWRVLYRTVAADDYYLSAATGRESATISLHHNAGLPFWDYFKDIEPILLDYGGRPHWAKKHTRRAGELRSMYPRWDEFMALRRRMDPDGVLLNPYLRELFGE
- a CDS encoding sensory rhodopsin transducer translates to MTHIGRKAWAMTGGRIPLRGNGPEPDYSSQDQICLLNAGPLDAKVEMTVFYADRDPVGPYRMSVPARRTRCVRINDLIDPFPVPLDTDYACLLHSDEPVVVQFLRRDTSQAENAWLNLSAMPVDG
- a CDS encoding Nramp family divalent metal transporter encodes the protein MSRQAGNRAAQAKAKAAESGESMAPARARPSGQAHDPSPGQAREQLRPEVAPAPRGRDRWSWYGPGLMWMVSSVGSGSILFTPRVGSRYGFAMLWMAVLVAFLTWVMIREMGRYSVVTGRTILVGYDSVPGPRGWAVWLIFLPGLISGVAVVAGIAGLAGSALMLALPGSQAFYAVGIILLSAVLVVSGRYKKLEKLTTIMAAVLILSAFVTALMVFPGWGALASGMVPTLPADFDAFFVLPWVGFLLAGAAGVMWFSYWVAARGYGGELLDPGEAKRGRRPGAEERGWLRSWLVTMGITAAIGVVGASLVNVSFLTLGAELLRPLGIIPEGVRVAEDLANLLTQVWGPAGLWVLVLGMFVALWGSILANQDGWSRMYADATLMTLRRGRRDEDLPGWLRRMTASRLRLRNAYVLVVLTAAPIVAFFLVRDPVSILSVGGIVSAAHMPVVVGLTLWLNQRRLPPEFRPGPVWFTATLGVVLFYGFFSAIYFIGLLR
- a CDS encoding TIGR03885 family FMN-dependent LLM class oxidoreductase, with the translated sequence MRIGYHASHEQFPPSQLLKLARQAEEAGFQAVLSSDHFHPWGEAQGNSGLAWAWLGAALQATSLPMGVVNAPGQRYHPAIVAQGAATLAEMFPERFWIAVGSGQLLNEGITGDKWPAKQARNERLLESVEIIRTLLAGETVTRHGHVQVEEARLYSRPAKPPAIIGAAITSETAEWVGSWADGLITISQPADKLKEVVEAFRRGGGNGKPMRLKVQLSYARDEKEALEQGLAQWRNNIFPSKVLSDLRLPGQFDAVGSMISGDDLRAMVRVSADLDRHAEWIAEDLEMGFEEVFLHNVNRGQEQFIRDFGKRVLPSLSRLAA